A part of Astyanax mexicanus isolate ESR-SI-001 chromosome 2, AstMex3_surface, whole genome shotgun sequence genomic DNA contains:
- the avpr1ab gene encoding arginine vasopressin receptor 1Ab produces MRSAGVNGSLAELKDAGSTNGTGDPFGRNEEVAKLEIGVLSATFLVAVAGNACVLLAVRRANKKGSRVHLFIKHLSLADLVVAFFQVLPQLCWEVTFRFHGPDFLCRVVKHAQVLGMFASAYMLVMMTVDRYLAVCHPLETLRRRPARRARATIAATWLCSVVLSAPQYFIFSLSEVRPGSGVYDCWGHFIEPWGVRAYVTWIAAGIFLVPVLALALCYGLICRSIWRNVRGKMRRGEAGAAAAAEEPGTLAGRARVSGVSTISRAKLRTVKMTFVIVLAYVVCWAPFFVVQMWSVWDEEFSWHDSENTAVTLSALLASLNSCCNPWIYMLFSGHLLHDFLRCLPCWRPGRSSSDGSVRRTTAAGKLPTARTPTSASDSWREPCNSRKSSQSVVLDYPRRASHTIPLEA; encoded by the exons ATGCGTTCAGCGGGCGTTAACGGAAGCCTGGCTGAGCTCAAGGATGCGGGTTCGACCAACGGCACCGGGGACCCGTTCGGGCGCAACGAGGAGGTGGCCAAGCTGGAGATCGGCGTGCTCAGCGCCACGTTCCTGGTGGCGGTGGCGGGAAACGCGTGCGTGCTGCTGGCCGTGCGGCGCGCCAACAAGAAGGGCTCGCGCGTGCACCTGTTCATCAAGCACCTGAGCCTGGCCGACCTGGTAGTGGCTTTTTTCCAGGTGCTGCCACAGCTCTGCTGGGAGGTGACCTTCCGTTTCCACGGGCCGGACTTTTTGTGCCGCGTGGTGAAGCACGCGCAGGTGCTGGGCATGTTCGCGTCCGCCTACAtgctggtgatgatgacggtggaCCGCTACCTGGCCGTGTGCCACCCGCTCGAGACGCTGCGGCGGCGGCCGGCGCGGCGCGCGCGCGCCACAATCGCGGCCACGTGGCTGTGCAGCGTGGTGCTGAGCGCGCCGCAGTACTTCATCTTCTCGCTGAGCGAGGTGCGCCCCGGCTCGGGGGTCTACGACTGCTGGGGGCACTTCATCGAGCCGTGGGGAGTGCGCGCGTACGTGACGTGGATCGCTGCAGGCATcttcctcgtgcctgtgttggcGCTCGCGCTCTGCTACGGACTCATCTGCCGGAGCATCTGGAGGAACGTGCGGGGTAAGATGCGGCGGGGAGAGGCAggagcagcggcggcggcggaggAGCCGGGGACTCTGGCGGGCAGGGCGCGGGTCAGCGGCGTGTCCACGATCTCGCGCGCCAAGCTGAGGACCGTCAAGATGACCTTCGTGATCGTACTCGCTTACGTCGTGTGCTGGGCGCCCTTCTTCGTGGTGCAGATGTGGTCCGTGTGGGATGAGGAGTTCTCCTGGCACG ACTCGGAGAACACGGCGGTGACCCTTTCAGCTTTGCTGGCCAGTCTCAACAGCTGCTGCAACCCCTGGATCTATATGCTGTTCAGTGGTCACCTCCTCCACGACTTCCTGCGCTGCCTCCCATGCTGGCGGCCCGGACGCTCCAGCTCAGACGGCAGTGTGCGGAGGACCACCGCAGCGGGCAAACTGCCCACTGCACGGACCCCCACCAGCGCCTCCGACTCATGGAGGGAGCCGTGTAACTCGCGCAAGTCCAGCCAGTCTGTAGTGCTGGACTATCCTCGCAGAGCCAGCCACACCATCCCACTCGAGGCCTAA